The following proteins are co-located in the Fusobacterium sp. IOR10 genome:
- a CDS encoding HAMP domain-containing protein — protein sequence MKIKNKIFILTSSIITLIILSIFIFNKFLFENYYLKIKEEKLLAIVKTIKNPSYIADFEDIQENYNIQIFLIKKSFLKDLHFEITEKEFDSISNNKITISKLINENSETKKQILIATDYNENLILIITSPFNSIKEPVGIITNLYLKFLFVLLVIGSILSIILSRLISKPIEKMSKTAKKVALMDFSENFNSKSKDEIGELGKNLNIMETKLKENIDL from the coding sequence ATGAAAATAAAGAATAAAATTTTTATTTTAACCTCTTCAATAATAACTTTAATTATCTTATCTATTTTTATATTCAATAAATTTTTATTTGAAAATTATTATTTAAAAATAAAGGAAGAGAAACTTTTAGCAATTGTTAAAACCATTAAAAATCCAAGTTATATTGCTGATTTTGAAGATATTCAAGAAAATTATAATATTCAAATTTTTCTTATAAAAAAATCTTTCTTAAAGGATCTTCATTTTGAAATAACTGAAAAAGAATTTGATAGTATTTCAAATAATAAAATAACTATTTCAAAGCTTATAAATGAAAATTCTGAAACAAAAAAACAAATATTAATAGCCACTGACTATAACGAAAATTTAATTTTAATTATAACATCACCATTTAATTCAATAAAAGAGCCAGTTGGAATAATTACTAACTTATATTTAAAATTTCTTTTTGTTTTACTTGTAATTGGTTCTATCCTATCAATAATTCTTTCTAGATTAATAAGTAAGCCTATTGAAAAAATGAGTAAAACAGCTAAAAAAGTTGCCCTTATGGACTTTTCTGAAAATTTCAACTCTAAGTCAAAGGATGAAATTGGAGAATTAGGAAAAAATTTAAATATTATGGAAACAAAACTTAAAGAAAATATAGATTTATAA
- a CDS encoding sigma-54-dependent Fis family transcriptional regulator gives MHHKNYNLNREIFEQLSSMTDDGFIVVDRAGNVIHINEKYCNFLGTTEEEALGKSILNIIPNSMMLDVMEKKYCEECVIQTYILGKEAEKGAIVSRSYVEDENGNVIAGVAQVKFRIQTLDVAQKLMKNYVELKYYREEYVKNNKLNLSFKTMVGDSDSFMKVKKIGIKASKTNFPVFLSGSTGTGKEVLAKAIHLNSDRKNHPMVSINCGAVPENLLESELFGYEEGAFTGAKKGGKKGKFLIASGGTLFLDEIGDMPLGMQVKLLRVLQENEIDPVGSIHSIPINVRIIAATKKNIEKMVELGEFREDLYYRLNVIKIELPNLNERKSDILKLADYFLNKLNVEYKTVKGFSKEVKECLESFKWPGNIRELDNVIKSAYAISDDLMIKLIDLPPKLSFYNREKQIENRSGNLVTLVNEYEKNIILNVLNSSKNCKEASEKLGIHRSALYKKIKKYEIQ, from the coding sequence ATGCATCATAAAAATTATAATTTAAATAGAGAAATTTTTGAACAATTATCTTCAATGACAGATGATGGATTTATAGTGGTAGATAGAGCTGGAAATGTAATTCATATAAACGAAAAATATTGCAATTTTTTAGGAACAACAGAGGAGGAAGCTCTAGGTAAATCAATATTGAATATTATACCAAATAGTATGATGCTTGATGTAATGGAAAAAAAATATTGTGAAGAATGTGTAATTCAAACATATATTTTAGGAAAGGAAGCTGAAAAAGGTGCTATAGTTAGTAGATCCTATGTTGAAGATGAGAATGGAAATGTTATAGCAGGAGTTGCTCAAGTTAAATTTAGAATCCAAACTTTAGATGTAGCTCAAAAATTAATGAAAAATTATGTTGAATTAAAATATTATAGAGAAGAATATGTTAAGAATAATAAACTTAATTTATCCTTTAAAACAATGGTAGGAGATTCAGATAGTTTTATGAAAGTAAAAAAAATAGGAATAAAAGCTTCAAAAACTAATTTTCCAGTTTTCTTGTCAGGGAGTACAGGAACAGGAAAGGAAGTTTTAGCAAAAGCTATACATTTAAATAGTGATAGGAAAAATCATCCAATGGTTAGTATTAATTGTGGAGCAGTTCCTGAAAATTTATTGGAAAGTGAATTATTTGGATATGAAGAAGGAGCTTTTACTGGGGCAAAAAAAGGTGGGAAAAAGGGTAAATTTTTAATTGCAAGTGGAGGAACGTTGTTTTTAGATGAAATAGGAGATATGCCACTGGGAATGCAAGTTAAATTGTTGAGAGTTTTACAAGAAAATGAAATTGATCCAGTTGGAAGTATTCATTCTATACCAATTAATGTTAGAATTATAGCAGCAACTAAGAAAAACATTGAAAAAATGGTTGAACTTGGAGAATTTAGAGAAGATTTATATTATAGATTAAATGTTATAAAGATAGAATTACCAAATCTAAACGAAAGAAAATCAGATATTTTAAAATTAGCAGATTATTTTTTAAATAAATTAAATGTGGAATATAAAACAGTGAAAGGTTTTTCAAAGGAAGTGAAAGAATGCCTTGAATCCTTTAAATGGCCAGGAAATATTAGAGAATTGGATAATGTTATTAAAAGTGCCTACGCTATAAGTGATGATTTAATGATAAAATTAATTGATTTACCTCCAAAACTATCTTTTTACAATAGAGAAAAGCAGATAGAAAATAGATCTGGAAATTTAGTAACTTTAGTAAATGAATATGAAAAAAATATTATTTTAAATGTGTTAAATTCTTCAAAAAATTGTAAAGAAGCATCTGAAAAATTAGGAATACATAGAAGCGCTTTGTATAAAAAAATAAAAAAATATGAAATTCAATAA
- a CDS encoding DUF134 domain-containing protein translates to MARPKKFKNICALPEFDSFRQGSPLMGNFLETILTLEEYETIRLIDYESMTQEECSFQIGVSRPSVQLLYTNARKKISNFIVNGGCLKIEGGSYKICNHENGNCKRRGCYHNKNKTDF, encoded by the coding sequence ATGGCTAGACCTAAAAAATTTAAAAATATATGTGCTCTACCTGAATTTGATAGTTTCAGACAAGGCTCTCCTCTCATGGGTAATTTTTTAGAAACAATTTTAACTTTAGAAGAATATGAAACTATTCGTCTTATTGATTATGAAAGTATGACACAAGAGGAATGTTCTTTTCAAATAGGTGTATCTCGTCCAAGTGTTCAACTTTTATATACCAATGCTAGAAAAAAAATTTCTAATTTTATTGTCAATGGTGGATGTTTGAAAATTGAAGGAGGAAGTTACAAAATTTGTAATCATGAAAATGGAAATTGTAAAAGAAGAGGATGTTATCACAATAAAAATAAAACAGACTTTTAA
- a CDS encoding acyl-CoA dehydrogenase family protein — MDFKLTEKQQFIQKMVREFAENKLAPGAIERDKTGEFDVELYKEMGKMGIIGLPYPKEYGGSGEDYMAYAIAVEEISKVDGAMGISYSVSTSLYAGSIMASGATEEQKKKFLTPVLKGESFGAFGLTEPNAGSDAGGCITTAKKEGDHYIINGLKCFSTNGPLADYYVVYALTEEGIGAKGLSAFVVETKTEGCSVGHIEDKCGIKSAQVSEIIFENCKIPAENLIGKEGDGFKIAMKTLDGGRIGVAAQGLGIAKGAFEIARKYLMQRKQFGKPLFKNQYLAFKMAELKVQILQAEMMLYKAATDKSLGERYSQSAAIAKLVCTDAAMKVTTEAVQMLGGNGYMREYEVERMMRDAKITQIYEGTNEIQKLIISGSIFR; from the coding sequence ATGGACTTTAAATTAACAGAAAAACAACAATTTATTCAAAAGATGGTAAGAGAATTTGCAGAAAATAAATTAGCACCAGGGGCAATAGAAAGAGATAAAACAGGTGAATTTGACGTTGAATTATACAAAGAAATGGGGAAAATGGGTATTATAGGTTTACCTTATCCAAAAGAGTATGGAGGATCTGGGGAAGACTACATGGCTTACGCAATTGCAGTTGAAGAAATATCAAAAGTTGACGGAGCTATGGGGATTTCATATTCTGTAAGTACTTCACTTTATGCTGGATCAATAATGGCTTCTGGAGCAACAGAAGAACAAAAGAAAAAATTCTTAACTCCAGTTTTAAAAGGAGAATCATTTGGAGCTTTTGGATTAACTGAGCCAAATGCAGGTTCAGATGCTGGTGGTTGTATAACAACAGCAAAAAAAGAAGGAGATCATTATATTATAAATGGACTAAAATGTTTTAGTACAAATGGACCATTAGCTGATTATTATGTAGTTTATGCTTTAACAGAAGAAGGAATAGGTGCAAAGGGACTATCTGCATTTGTAGTTGAAACAAAAACTGAAGGATGTTCAGTTGGACATATTGAAGATAAATGTGGAATTAAATCAGCTCAAGTATCTGAAATAATATTTGAAAATTGTAAAATCCCAGCTGAAAATTTAATTGGTAAAGAAGGGGATGGATTTAAAATAGCAATGAAAACTCTAGATGGAGGAAGAATAGGAGTAGCTGCTCAAGGATTAGGTATAGCTAAAGGAGCTTTTGAAATAGCTAGAAAATACTTAATGCAAAGAAAACAATTTGGAAAACCATTATTTAAAAATCAATATCTTGCATTTAAAATGGCTGAATTAAAAGTTCAAATATTACAAGCTGAAATGATGCTATATAAAGCAGCTACAGATAAGTCATTGGGAGAAAGATATTCTCAATCAGCAGCAATAGCTAAATTAGTATGTACAGATGCAGCAATGAAAGTAACAACAGAAGCTGTTCAAATGCTAGGTGGAAACGGTTATATGAGAGAATATGAAGTAGAAAGAATGATGAGAGATGCTAAAATAACTCAAATTTATGAGGGAACAAATGAAATTCAAAAATTGATTATTAGTGGATCAATTTTCAGATAA
- a CDS encoding DUF5320 domain-containing protein, whose translation MPRGDGTGPIGNGPINGICLNRNLGASNLRVKRRGFNFGFRQDYSSVTKQDLEQEKDFLEARLKEIEEIIK comes from the coding sequence ATGCCTAGAGGAGACGGAACTGGCCCTATTGGAAATGGACCTATTAATGGAATTTGTTTAAATAGAAACCTTGGTGCTTCTAATTTAAGAGTAAAAAGAAGAGGATTTAATTTTGGTTTTAGACAAGATTATTCTTCTGTTACAAAACAAGACTTGGAACAAGAAAAGGATTTCTTAGAAGCTAGACTAAAAGAAATTGAAGAAATTATCAAATAA
- a CDS encoding cell wall metabolism sensor histidine kinase WalK: MSNISHELKTPLAIIQNYSEGLIENIVKTKKDKEEYLNIIIEETKTMNDFVSSLLFLSRSERNYLKFSNDTFKLEEILNVLLPKIKHIYPNINISLKLKDNLFHGDKDKINIVIKNLLENACKYSKENDFIKILIKDNYFEIKNPSNISEDDLKNLWIPFYRMDKNRNRKNGTGLGLAIVKELLEKQHYKFGVYKEEDNIIFWFKEN; this comes from the coding sequence ATTTCCAATATCAGCCATGAACTAAAAACACCTTTAGCTATTATCCAAAATTATTCTGAAGGTTTGATTGAAAATATTGTAAAAACTAAAAAAGATAAAGAAGAATATCTTAATATAATTATTGAAGAAACTAAAACAATGAATGATTTTGTTTCCTCTCTTTTATTTTTATCCCGTTCTGAAAGAAATTATTTAAAATTTTCAAATGATACATTTAAATTAGAAGAAATTTTAAATGTGCTACTACCTAAAATTAAACATATTTATCCTAATATTAATATTTCCTTAAAACTTAAAGACAATCTATTTCACGGGGATAAAGATAAAATAAATATTGTTATAAAAAATCTTTTGGAAAATGCTTGTAAGTATTCCAAAGAAAATGATTTTATTAAAATTTTAATAAAAGATAACTATTTTGAAATTAAAAATCCAAGTAATATCTCTGAAGATGATCTGAAAAATTTATGGATTCCTTTTTATAGAATGGATAAAAATAGAAATAGAAAAAATGGTACTGGCCTTGGACTAGCTATTGTAAAGGAACTTCTAGAAAAACAACACTATAAATTTGGAGTTTATAAAGAAGAAGACAATATAATATTTTGGTTTAAAGAAAATTAA